In Providencia zhijiangensis, a single window of DNA contains:
- the phnT gene encoding 2-aminoethylphosphonate ABC transport system ATP-binding subunit PhnT → MLMKRKTEIPSQRTDHSGIVLESLRVSYHNNVVLKPLSLTIKPGEILVLIGPSGSGKTTVLRSIAGFAQPDSGRILMGDTDITHLPPYQRGLGMVVQNYALFPHMKVEDNVAFGLRAQKQPKALIKERVAEALNIVGMSDYAARYPHQLSGGQQQRVAIARAIAVRPRVLLLDEPLSALDAQIRHNMVEEIARLHRELPELTILYVTHDQTEALALGDKIGIMKDGYLVAHGEKNALYHRPPNRFAAEFLGRANILSATALGFSSVPAQVSVSCGGTLIEAQTQGMQHNSHKLICIRPQHISLTPRADTSNQLHATLQSIRWQGDITHLLCDVAGEKVTVAVTHLSPLPQAGDKLTLWFSPSDTVLIEE, encoded by the coding sequence ATGTTGATGAAAAGAAAGACAGAAATACCAAGCCAGCGCACTGATCATTCAGGCATTGTGCTGGAATCTTTGCGGGTTTCTTACCATAACAATGTGGTACTCAAGCCGTTATCTCTGACCATCAAACCCGGCGAAATACTGGTGTTGATTGGCCCTTCAGGCTCCGGTAAAACCACCGTATTACGGTCAATTGCGGGCTTTGCACAACCGGATAGTGGACGCATTTTAATGGGTGATACGGATATCACCCACCTCCCCCCGTATCAGCGGGGGCTGGGCATGGTCGTACAGAACTACGCCCTCTTCCCCCATATGAAAGTGGAAGATAATGTCGCCTTTGGCTTACGCGCCCAAAAACAGCCTAAAGCGCTGATCAAAGAGCGCGTGGCAGAGGCATTAAACATCGTCGGAATGAGCGACTATGCCGCCCGTTACCCGCATCAATTATCCGGCGGTCAACAGCAGCGCGTCGCTATCGCCCGCGCCATAGCTGTTCGCCCACGAGTTCTATTGCTCGATGAGCCGTTATCTGCCCTCGATGCGCAAATTCGCCATAATATGGTGGAAGAGATTGCAAGGCTGCACCGCGAATTACCTGAGCTAACCATTTTGTACGTTACCCATGACCAAACTGAAGCCCTCGCTCTGGGGGATAAAATTGGCATCATGAAAGATGGCTATTTGGTGGCTCACGGGGAGAAAAATGCCCTATACCATCGCCCGCCTAACCGCTTTGCGGCCGAGTTTTTAGGGCGCGCCAATATTCTGTCGGCGACCGCTTTGGGCTTTTCTTCCGTGCCAGCCCAAGTCAGTGTGAGCTGTGGCGGTACGCTTATTGAAGCACAAACCCAAGGAATGCAGCACAATAGCCACAAATTAATCTGTATTCGCCCGCAGCATATTAGCCTCACCCCACGTGCAGATACCTCAAACCAGTTACACGCCACCTTACAGTCCATCCGCTGGCAGGGGGATATTACCCACTTACTGTGTGATGTTGCTGGGGAAAAGGTGACGGTCGCTGTTACCCATTTATCCCCGTTACCGCAAGCTGGCGATAAACTCACGCTGTGGTTCTCTCCCTCTGATACTGTGTTGATTGAGGAATAA